In a single window of the Olivibacter sp. SDN3 genome:
- a CDS encoding DUF4394 domain-containing protein — protein MRRTKILLTLVVTVTAFCILSCNRNRDDEWRMDAPNLEYFVLTGDNELMLYNAQAANVQGNRLSITGLSSGEHLLSIDFRPATGQLYAVSSASRLYVVNLATGVATAVGAEPFSPAIEGDIVSIDFNPTVDRIRLVTNSGQNLRLDPETGVVAATDGNINGASGAQIAGVAYQDNFAGATSTVLYDIDVTSNKLFKQDPPNDGTLVEVGDLGVDITAVHGFDISVYENIALATLEINGQQLLCTINLSSGAAQIVSDPISGGFRSMALPTRLVGYAVDDENVLHIVNPENMDVISKELTGMVSGDEIVGLDFRPLNGQLYALGSASRIYTVNTSSGELSPVGTAAFSTLLEGDDFGFDFNPTVDRIRIISNTGQNLRVHPETGALVEVDGRLNPDEPAATATAYTNNYPEALGSGDATTEMFVIDAATSTLFKQDPPNDGVLTAVGPLGIDVEAGSGFDISAASNSGYAILTAGGQTGLYGIDLGSGAANMIGNFPKPVKGFTVGTGIGF, from the coding sequence ATGAGAAGAACTAAAATTTTACTTACCCTGGTGGTTACAGTAACCGCCTTTTGTATATTATCCTGTAATCGAAACAGAGATGATGAATGGCGGATGGATGCGCCAAACTTGGAGTACTTTGTGCTCACAGGCGATAATGAACTGATGCTCTATAACGCACAGGCAGCAAATGTTCAGGGGAATCGATTGAGTATAACCGGCTTATCCAGTGGAGAGCACTTGTTGTCTATCGATTTTCGACCAGCTACTGGTCAGCTTTATGCGGTGAGCAGTGCAAGCAGGTTATATGTTGTTAATTTGGCTACTGGTGTGGCTACCGCAGTTGGTGCTGAACCTTTTAGCCCGGCTATTGAAGGCGATATCGTATCCATTGATTTTAATCCTACAGTTGATCGTATACGATTGGTTACGAACAGCGGGCAAAACCTGCGATTAGATCCGGAGACAGGTGTGGTGGCAGCGACTGATGGAAATATTAATGGTGCGTCTGGAGCACAGATAGCCGGGGTGGCTTACCAGGATAATTTTGCAGGAGCCACTTCGACCGTGTTATACGATATTGATGTAACGTCCAACAAATTATTTAAACAAGACCCGCCAAATGATGGAACTTTGGTAGAAGTAGGTGATTTAGGTGTGGACATCACAGCTGTACATGGTTTTGATATCTCTGTATATGAAAATATAGCCTTGGCCACATTGGAAATCAATGGGCAACAACTGTTATGTACCATTAATCTGAGTAGCGGAGCTGCACAGATTGTCTCAGATCCTATTAGTGGCGGTTTTAGAAGCATGGCACTCCCTACACGTCTAGTAGGCTATGCGGTGGATGATGAGAATGTCCTGCATATTGTAAATCCGGAAAACATGGATGTGATTTCAAAGGAACTCACTGGAATGGTGTCTGGAGATGAAATTGTTGGCTTAGATTTTCGCCCACTTAATGGTCAATTATATGCCTTGGGAAGCGCTAGTCGTATTTATACAGTGAATACGAGTTCAGGCGAACTAAGCCCTGTAGGGACCGCGGCCTTTAGCACGCTGTTGGAAGGGGATGATTTTGGCTTTGACTTCAATCCAACTGTCGACCGTATTCGTATCATAAGCAATACCGGTCAGAATTTACGGGTACATCCCGAAACAGGGGCTTTAGTAGAAGTAGATGGACGACTGAATCCTGATGAACCTGCTGCGACAGCTACCGCCTATACCAACAATTATCCAGAGGCATTGGGCAGTGGAGATGCCACTACAGAGATGTTTGTGATCGATGCGGCAACTAGCACGCTCTTTAAACAAGACCCGCCGAACGATGGTGTGTTAACCGCGGTCGGACCTTTAGGCATTGATGTGGAGGCGGGCAGCGGTTTTGATATTAGCGCTGCAAGCAACAGCGGGTATGCTATTCTGACGGCTGGTGGCCAAACCGGATTATACGGAATTGATCTTGGCTCTGGGGCCGCTAATATGATAGGTAACTTCCCTAAACCGGTAAAAGGATTTACAGTTGGAACGGGAATCGGCTTTTAA
- a CDS encoding glycoside hydrolase family 172 protein, giving the protein MKALFSVMFLYLIAYSFSWARQSYPFDGLQLNMGNIYRLSDAKTRSITPENFTGGKGDGAKATLADSVHRNRANNAPSAKHLGQGWKLNPYIKIESGETFTIADMEGPGAIQHIWMTATGNWRFSILRIYWDGEEAPSVECPLGDFFGMGWSQYAHLNSIPVTVNPGSAFNCYWPMPFRKKCRVTVENIATEQMVLFYQIDYTLTEVPTDAAYFHAQFQRSNPTEKALHTIVTDIKGKGHYVGTYIAWGTNNKGWWGEGEVKFYLDGDSAFPTISGTGTEDYFGGSYCFEVEGQYVPFSTAYAGLHQVIKPDGVYQSQQRFGMYRWHIMDPIRFDKDLKVTIQDLGLKNDLMYRTQQSDISSVAFWYQTEPHHPFSTLPTKDELEIN; this is encoded by the coding sequence ATGAAAGCTTTATTTTCTGTCATGTTTTTATACCTCATAGCCTATTCATTTAGTTGGGCACGGCAGTCTTATCCATTCGATGGCCTCCAATTAAACATGGGTAACATTTACCGTTTATCAGACGCAAAAACAAGGTCCATTACCCCTGAGAACTTCACAGGAGGTAAGGGTGATGGAGCCAAAGCCACTTTAGCCGACAGCGTGCATAGAAACCGAGCCAATAATGCCCCTTCCGCTAAACATTTAGGACAGGGGTGGAAACTTAATCCGTATATCAAAATCGAGTCCGGTGAGACGTTCACTATCGCTGATATGGAAGGCCCGGGAGCTATTCAACATATCTGGATGACAGCTACGGGTAATTGGCGTTTTTCCATCCTTCGGATATATTGGGATGGAGAAGAAGCTCCGTCGGTAGAGTGTCCGCTAGGTGATTTCTTCGGCATGGGTTGGAGTCAATACGCACACCTAAATTCTATACCGGTAACCGTTAACCCTGGAAGTGCGTTCAACTGCTACTGGCCGATGCCTTTTCGGAAAAAGTGCAGGGTAACTGTAGAAAACATAGCTACTGAGCAGATGGTTTTGTTTTACCAAATCGACTATACCCTAACGGAAGTTCCGACTGACGCCGCCTATTTCCATGCCCAGTTCCAGCGGTCAAACCCAACCGAGAAAGCATTGCATACCATTGTAACAGATATCAAAGGTAAAGGCCATTATGTAGGCACGTACATTGCTTGGGGCACCAATAACAAAGGCTGGTGGGGTGAAGGAGAAGTCAAGTTTTATCTCGATGGCGACAGCGCCTTCCCTACCATCAGCGGAACAGGTACAGAAGACTATTTCGGGGGCTCTTATTGTTTTGAAGTGGAAGGTCAGTATGTTCCCTTCTCCACAGCCTATGCCGGCTTACATCAAGTTATTAAACCTGATGGTGTATATCAATCCCAGCAGCGTTTCGGCATGTATCGCTGGCACATTATGGATCCCATTCGTTTCGATAAAGACCTCAAAGTAACTATTCAGGATCTTGGTCTCAAAAACGATCTGATGTATCGCACGCAGCAATCAGACATCAGTTCTGTTGCGTTTTGGTATCAAACAGAACCTCATCATCCATTTTCGACATTACCGACAAAAGATGAACTTGAAATAAATTAA
- a CDS encoding TonB-dependent receptor, producing MKQKLLIKICCFLFFCVSNAFAQQKTVTGTVYGTEGSPLPGVSVVVMGTVQGTMTDADGHYSIEVAEGNSLVFSYIGMVSAQREVGPGITSIDIQLEAASSNLDEVIVVGYGTQSKRRLTDNIAKLSASDIAEIPSPAFQNTLAGKAAGVQVTQTNGKVEGGINIRIRGVASVGAGSQPLYVLDGMPLINSDESNNSAPQNPLLTLSPNEIESIDILKDASAAAIYGSRGANGVVLITTKRGKSGTSNISANVSHGFSSPTNKREWLNAAEYVELIGESLRNRYGEEDGTERLESFLDYYSAGTDWRNGEVDTDWQSEALRNGYVTDGDLAFSGGNEKTSYFFSGAYNNTKGIIRGNDLDRITSRANVSHKFSDKFTAGANLSFSRTTIDRIANDNAFVTPMQAVALSPISPAYLPDGEPNGNTVYANFLLHDKYAFYRTNIRRVTGKAFGEYRFLPELKFNTDFGYDLYYQTEDNYTGRLAPFQSTNGEGYASSVGTESYITSNYFTFSKNFNSVHDLEVVAGMEYNDTRRRFQSVTGIQFPSDDFQTIDGAAEITAGSGSNTGYSFLSYFARGTYAFNDKYLLKASVRRDGSSRFGRNYRYGTFSAVSAGWILSEENFLKDSQTLSFLKLRASWGQSGNAEIDDFASRALFNAVTYNQRPGIAPIQAANPFLTWESVDQYDVGVEYGFLDNRISGEIDYYVKQSDGLLFDVPLPGTSGIRTLTQNIGLMENKGWEFVVNTENVAKDDFKWNTSFNISNNRNRIKELPNGVDVITGQNILRENEVLNAFYLVEYAGVDPANGDALYYLNSDNGDGTINRETTNSFNAANRIVAGSPIPNWIGGLTNTMQYKAFDFSFTFQGEWGASIYNSGGVYQSANGDYYDNQSRDQLRRWQNPGDITDVPQARFGLGNGAVNSTRYLQKANFIRLRNLNLGYTIPRSATERIGVKTLRVYFTAFNLLTFTNYDGYDPEARSDADGTNPAGTSVARGLDFYSAPAAKTYSFGVNIGF from the coding sequence ATGAAGCAAAAATTACTAATTAAAATCTGTTGTTTCCTGTTTTTTTGTGTGTCAAATGCTTTTGCGCAGCAAAAAACCGTTACAGGTACAGTTTACGGCACAGAGGGGAGCCCTTTGCCGGGCGTAAGCGTTGTAGTCATGGGTACCGTACAAGGTACGATGACCGATGCGGATGGACATTATTCAATCGAAGTTGCGGAAGGCAATTCCCTGGTGTTCTCCTACATAGGTATGGTAAGTGCACAGCGGGAAGTAGGACCGGGAATCACGTCTATCGACATACAATTGGAAGCTGCGTCTTCTAATTTGGATGAGGTAATCGTGGTAGGTTATGGTACGCAAAGTAAAAGGAGGTTGACGGATAACATTGCCAAACTTTCCGCTTCCGATATCGCTGAAATTCCTTCTCCTGCTTTTCAGAACACACTGGCAGGGAAGGCAGCAGGTGTGCAGGTTACGCAAACTAACGGGAAAGTGGAAGGCGGTATTAATATCCGTATACGCGGTGTGGCAAGTGTAGGCGCCGGTTCTCAACCTTTGTATGTGCTGGATGGCATGCCTCTGATTAATAGCGATGAGTCAAACAATTCAGCTCCACAAAACCCTTTACTGACCTTAAGCCCCAATGAAATAGAATCCATTGATATTTTGAAAGATGCTTCGGCAGCAGCCATATACGGGTCCCGTGGTGCAAATGGTGTCGTTTTGATTACCACCAAGCGTGGGAAATCGGGTACAAGCAATATTTCCGCAAATGTTTCGCATGGTTTCAGTAGCCCTACAAACAAAAGAGAGTGGTTAAATGCCGCAGAATATGTGGAGTTAATCGGCGAATCCTTACGGAATAGGTACGGTGAAGAGGATGGAACCGAGCGTTTGGAATCTTTTTTAGACTATTACTCAGCTGGAACCGATTGGCGAAATGGGGAGGTGGATACCGATTGGCAGAGTGAGGCGCTGCGAAATGGGTATGTAACAGATGGTGATTTAGCGTTTTCCGGTGGTAACGAAAAGACCAGCTATTTCTTTTCCGGTGCTTACAACAATACCAAAGGTATCATACGTGGCAATGATCTGGATCGGATCACTTCCCGTGCTAACGTGTCGCATAAATTCAGCGACAAATTTACAGCTGGAGCCAATCTTAGTTTTTCAAGGACAACCATTGACCGTATCGCGAACGATAATGCTTTCGTTACCCCCATGCAAGCCGTAGCCCTGTCTCCAATATCGCCTGCTTATTTGCCGGATGGAGAACCAAATGGCAATACCGTATACGCAAACTTTTTACTGCACGATAAATATGCTTTTTATCGTACGAATATCCGACGGGTAACCGGTAAGGCTTTTGGTGAATATCGGTTTTTGCCTGAGCTTAAGTTCAATACAGATTTTGGATACGATTTATATTATCAGACGGAAGATAATTACACAGGGCGCTTGGCGCCGTTCCAATCCACCAATGGAGAGGGCTATGCTTCCAGCGTAGGTACAGAATCTTATATCACCAGTAATTATTTTACGTTTAGCAAAAACTTTAACAGCGTGCATGACCTCGAAGTGGTTGCTGGTATGGAGTATAACGATACCCGCAGACGCTTTCAAAGTGTAACAGGAATTCAATTTCCTTCGGATGACTTCCAAACAATTGATGGGGCCGCTGAAATTACCGCGGGCAGTGGATCGAATACGGGCTACAGTTTCTTGTCTTACTTTGCCCGTGGAACGTATGCCTTCAATGATAAATATTTATTGAAGGCCAGTGTGCGGCGGGATGGGTCTTCCCGTTTTGGTCGCAATTACCGTTATGGAACGTTCTCCGCCGTGTCTGCAGGGTGGATCCTGTCGGAAGAGAACTTCCTGAAAGATTCGCAAACCCTGTCTTTTCTGAAACTAAGAGCGAGCTGGGGCCAATCCGGGAATGCGGAGATTGATGATTTTGCCTCACGGGCATTATTTAATGCGGTTACTTACAATCAACGTCCAGGGATAGCACCTATACAGGCAGCCAATCCATTTTTAACTTGGGAAAGTGTCGATCAATATGATGTGGGAGTAGAATATGGGTTTTTGGATAACCGTATTTCGGGAGAGATCGATTATTATGTTAAGCAGTCGGACGGACTATTATTTGATGTACCGCTACCGGGCACATCGGGTATCCGTACCCTTACCCAAAATATTGGTTTAATGGAAAATAAAGGATGGGAATTTGTTGTTAACACGGAGAATGTAGCAAAAGATGATTTCAAATGGAATACCAGTTTTAATATTTCCAATAATCGAAACCGTATAAAGGAACTACCTAATGGAGTAGATGTCATAACTGGCCAAAATATCCTTCGGGAAAATGAAGTACTCAACGCATTCTACTTGGTAGAATATGCCGGTGTGGACCCGGCCAATGGAGATGCTTTATATTACCTGAATTCCGATAATGGAGATGGCACGATCAATAGGGAAACGACCAATAGCTTCAATGCGGCTAACCGTATCGTTGCTGGCTCACCGATTCCGAACTGGATAGGTGGTTTAACCAATACCATGCAGTACAAAGCGTTCGATTTCAGCTTCACCTTTCAGGGAGAATGGGGAGCAAGTATTTATAATTCGGGAGGTGTTTATCAATCGGCTAATGGTGATTATTACGACAATCAGTCGCGCGATCAGTTGCGCAGATGGCAGAACCCCGGTGATATAACCGATGTTCCACAGGCACGCTTTGGCTTAGGAAACGGCGCTGTGAATTCAACAAGATACCTGCAAAAAGCGAATTTTATCCGCTTGAGGAATCTGAATTTGGGTTATACCATTCCTCGTAGTGCCACCGAAAGAATAGGGGTGAAAACCTTGCGAGTGTATTTCACGGCATTCAACCTGCTTACCTTTACTAATTATGATGGTTATGACCCTGAAGCAAGAAGTGATGCTGATGGAACGAATCCTGCAGGAACTTCAGTTGCCAGAGGATTGGATTTTTACTCGGCCCCTGCAGCCAAAACATATTCATTTGGTGTTAATATAGGTTTTTAG
- a CDS encoding RagB/SusD family nutrient uptake outer membrane protein — MKRFSYKYKMVALGLILCGLMACNKRLDIEPEQSIPTEVALSTSQNIENLLTGAYNRAGRIDMYGGRLQLLSDLYGFTDQAAWYGTFQQPRQVFNKSVLVDNSFVSAYWLDAYTLVNMTNLIIDHLEIVDEDIRADVSGGAKFLRGLTYFDLVRMFGAPYEEGQANSQLGVPIALSGIVDYTGNLEVARNTVQEVYAQVITDLNDAFEELPESNGALANRYTAKALLARVYLQQGNYAEARDAADEVILNSGHSLTNTYAAAFNNDANSSEDLFAIQVTSQDDAVTRENQLIVHYADQANGGRGGDVAVEGYVDLFDSDTDVRGDFFYVSRDYGDLLTSKYTNQFGNIPVIRLAEMYLIRAEANLRLGTSIGASPAADINTIRSRANASSKSSVTLDDILLERELELAFEGFLIHDLKRTGRAIGEFSYDNNALVYPIPQREMDANSLLVQNPGY, encoded by the coding sequence ATGAAAAGATTTAGCTATAAATATAAGATGGTAGCATTAGGCCTTATACTATGCGGTCTAATGGCCTGTAATAAACGACTGGACATCGAACCGGAACAGTCTATTCCCACAGAAGTCGCTTTGTCAACGTCCCAAAACATTGAAAATCTTCTTACGGGTGCTTATAATAGAGCAGGGAGAATAGATATGTATGGAGGACGCTTACAACTGCTGTCGGATCTCTATGGATTTACGGATCAAGCAGCTTGGTACGGCACCTTTCAACAACCCAGACAGGTTTTTAACAAAAGTGTCTTGGTCGATAATTCATTCGTCAGTGCTTATTGGCTGGACGCCTACACCTTAGTTAATATGACAAATTTGATTATTGATCACCTGGAAATTGTTGATGAGGATATTCGAGCAGATGTTTCGGGAGGGGCTAAGTTTTTGCGAGGGCTGACTTATTTCGATCTGGTAAGAATGTTCGGTGCTCCTTATGAAGAAGGTCAAGCAAATAGTCAGCTTGGTGTACCAATTGCCTTAAGTGGCATTGTTGATTATACCGGAAACTTGGAAGTGGCACGCAATACCGTTCAGGAAGTATATGCACAGGTGATCACAGATTTGAACGATGCGTTTGAGGAATTACCAGAGTCGAATGGCGCTTTAGCAAATAGATACACGGCTAAAGCACTACTAGCCCGTGTCTACTTACAGCAGGGAAACTATGCGGAAGCAAGAGATGCTGCCGACGAAGTGATCCTTAACAGTGGCCATTCACTCACTAATACCTATGCAGCAGCTTTCAATAATGATGCGAATTCCAGCGAAGATCTATTCGCGATTCAGGTAACCAGTCAGGATGATGCAGTGACCCGAGAGAACCAGCTTATCGTGCATTATGCTGATCAGGCAAACGGAGGTCGCGGGGGCGATGTGGCGGTAGAGGGCTACGTGGATCTGTTTGACTCTGATACCGACGTGCGTGGTGACTTCTTCTATGTGAGTAGAGACTATGGTGATTTACTGACGTCTAAGTATACCAACCAGTTTGGCAACATTCCCGTCATTCGTCTTGCCGAAATGTATTTGATAAGAGCCGAAGCAAATTTACGCTTGGGTACAAGCATTGGTGCTTCGCCGGCAGCGGATATCAATACTATCCGTAGTCGTGCAAATGCCAGTTCAAAATCATCGGTGACTTTGGATGACATTCTGTTGGAACGGGAGCTTGAACTTGCTTTTGAAGGTTTCTTGATTCACGATTTGAAAAGAACAGGTCGTGCCATAGGAGAATTCTCTTATGATAATAACGCATTAGTATATCCAATTCCACAAAGAGAGATGGATGCCAACTCCTTATTGGTACAAAACCCAGGTTACTGA
- a CDS encoding BCCT family transporter encodes MLKNITSFRLVVNRPVFYTSLSFIIASIGFCLFFQESIDEWFASAQLAITDNLGWFFILAVNFILIYCLYLAFSKYGNIRLGGDHAEPEFSTLAWFAMLFSAGMGIGIMFFSVAEPVSHFSEPPRPTADPAVRAMQSMEFTSLHWGLHAWGIYSLVGLALAFFSFNSKLPLTFRSLFYPFLGERIHGWWGHIIDIFSVIATIFGLSTSLGLGVQQMNAGLNFLFGWDISISLQAWLILVVISIATLSVVSGLDKGIKLLSQGNMIMALVLMLLVFCLGPSVFLLKSYFQHTGAYLADLIEISTWNDAYSDSGWQNKWTVFYWAWWIAWSPFVGSFIARISKGRTVREFVLGVLLAPALITLLWMTIFGGTALHFILDGDSSLVTAVKDNLSTALFVFLQKIPWTGLLSVLAILLVAFFFITSSDSGALVVDNITSGNAPQTPVIQRIFWAFLQGIIAIVLLWGGGLEALQTAVIIAGLPFAIILLIMCYSLYQGLEEAYRRKQKKLQVHQERSYRDIIQDLLDEKE; translated from the coding sequence ATGCTAAAAAATATTACGTCCTTCAGATTGGTAGTAAACAGACCTGTCTTCTACACATCGTTATCATTCATAATTGCGAGCATAGGTTTCTGCTTATTCTTTCAGGAATCGATAGATGAATGGTTCGCCAGTGCCCAGTTGGCCATTACCGATAATTTAGGATGGTTTTTTATCTTAGCGGTTAACTTCATATTGATTTACTGCCTATACCTAGCTTTTAGCAAATATGGGAACATTCGCTTAGGAGGAGATCATGCCGAACCTGAGTTCAGCACTTTAGCCTGGTTTGCCATGCTGTTCAGTGCTGGTATGGGCATAGGCATTATGTTCTTTAGTGTAGCGGAGCCTGTATCTCACTTTTCGGAACCACCCAGACCGACAGCAGACCCCGCGGTCAGGGCCATGCAGTCTATGGAATTTACTAGTTTACATTGGGGGCTACATGCTTGGGGCATTTATTCACTGGTAGGATTGGCATTGGCCTTTTTCTCTTTTAACAGCAAACTTCCACTTACCTTCCGCTCGTTATTCTACCCCTTTCTGGGTGAACGGATTCATGGATGGTGGGGGCACATTATCGATATTTTTTCTGTTATAGCTACCATCTTTGGCTTGTCTACTTCTCTGGGCTTAGGTGTGCAGCAGATGAATGCCGGACTCAACTTTCTATTCGGTTGGGATATATCCATTAGTCTACAGGCCTGGCTCATTCTTGTTGTCATTTCCATAGCGACATTATCAGTGGTATCTGGTCTCGACAAGGGTATTAAGCTGCTAAGTCAGGGGAATATGATCATGGCATTGGTATTGATGCTTTTGGTTTTTTGCCTGGGTCCTTCTGTTTTTCTGCTGAAGAGTTATTTTCAGCACACGGGAGCTTACCTGGCCGATTTAATTGAAATAAGTACGTGGAACGATGCTTATAGCGATAGCGGATGGCAAAACAAATGGACTGTATTTTATTGGGCCTGGTGGATCGCTTGGTCACCATTTGTGGGTAGCTTTATTGCACGCATATCCAAAGGACGAACCGTAAGAGAATTTGTGTTAGGTGTTCTTCTTGCTCCAGCACTGATTACGCTCTTGTGGATGACTATTTTTGGTGGTACAGCACTACATTTCATCCTTGACGGGGATAGCAGCTTGGTCACTGCAGTGAAAGACAATCTGTCTACAGCCTTGTTCGTTTTCTTACAAAAAATACCGTGGACAGGCTTACTCTCCGTGCTGGCCATTCTGCTAGTAGCATTCTTTTTTATCACTTCCTCCGATTCGGGCGCGCTGGTAGTAGACAACATTACTTCAGGCAATGCTCCACAAACCCCAGTAATTCAGCGCATATTTTGGGCATTTTTACAGGGTATCATCGCTATTGTGCTTTTATGGGGTGGCGGATTGGAAGCCCTACAGACTGCGGTTATTATTGCCGGCCTGCCTTTTGCTATTATCCTATTGATCATGTGTTACAGTCTTTATCAAGGTTTAGAGGAAGCATACCGACGTAAGCAAAAAAAATTACAGGTACATCAGGAAAGGAGTTATCGCGACATCATACAGGATTTATTGGATGAAAAAGAATGA
- a CDS encoding universal stress protein, whose translation MEPAKSIRLLMGLDLSEMDAALIDYLSVARKLYPIAHITFLHNVKVSELPEELRSPEMLEKIKASVSKKLSALISKGYLIEEPYQITVTTSSFSETAFLDISKRISPHLVLLGNKQEHEGSGGLPQKLIRMLPCATLLVPETFDHSPKKIIGAIDFSKYSQIVGRIGQQLLHHNQQEQLTFEPIHIAKISWQFFPGPSEKEIKKILKEETQAKQKKWAKAHPDLPPLTVVDAQEKNIASTIIQYAERSGAATLILGVKGASSLTGLFMGSVANELIQRSTHLSILLVKQVLPN comes from the coding sequence ATGGAACCAGCAAAAAGCATACGTCTTCTTATGGGGCTTGACCTCTCAGAAATGGACGCTGCACTTATCGACTATCTTTCGGTTGCACGTAAGTTATATCCTATTGCCCACATCACCTTCTTACATAATGTAAAAGTGAGTGAGCTCCCTGAAGAACTACGATCGCCCGAGATGTTGGAAAAAATAAAGGCTAGTGTGAGCAAAAAATTAAGTGCACTCATCAGCAAAGGCTACCTTATAGAGGAGCCTTACCAAATAACTGTTACCACTTCATCTTTTAGTGAAACTGCCTTTTTGGACATTAGTAAAAGGATAAGTCCCCACCTCGTATTACTCGGTAATAAGCAGGAACATGAAGGTAGCGGGGGGCTTCCTCAAAAGTTAATCAGAATGCTTCCTTGCGCTACGCTGTTGGTTCCGGAAACCTTTGATCATTCTCCAAAAAAAATTATTGGAGCTATTGATTTTTCCAAGTATAGCCAAATTGTAGGCCGCATTGGGCAACAGCTCCTGCATCACAACCAACAAGAGCAACTTACTTTTGAGCCTATTCATATAGCAAAAATATCCTGGCAATTTTTCCCTGGACCCAGTGAAAAGGAAATCAAGAAGATATTGAAAGAAGAGACCCAGGCAAAACAAAAAAAATGGGCAAAGGCGCATCCGGATCTGCCCCCCTTAACCGTTGTTGATGCTCAAGAGAAAAACATTGCTTCTACAATCATACAATATGCGGAGCGATCTGGAGCGGCAACACTCATCCTAGGTGTAAAGGGTGCTAGCTCACTGACCGGACTTTTTATGGGCAGTGTGGCCAATGAATTGATACAGCGATCAACGCACTTAAGTATTTTATTGGTGAAGCAAGTCCTACCAAATTAA